A window of the Polaribacter batillariae genome harbors these coding sequences:
- a CDS encoding TonB-dependent receptor, translated as MNNLKLLISTFFVLLATSSAFSQKATITGTVSDGNYPLPGASVMIRNTNKGVNTDFDGKFVLTNVEAGKLSVVISYIGFKKKEISVTVVENNSVNLGLIVLEASSEELNEIVISGSTRRNSEARALNIQKKSMSIMNVIAADGIGKLPDRNAAETVQRIQGLSIERDQGEGRFVSVRGLPPFWASTTINGNRIPTAEEETTSRATAFDFFPSELISYVQAAKAYTPDMEADGIGGGVNFITQTAPAKKVLSVNVGGGYNVKSAKPIYDASLTIGNKSKDGKFGYILNASYWNRGWGTDNFEARRKGDEGVFRMELRDYNGERITKGINGAMEYNFTPATKMYFRGMYGTLSDTEKHYKHRVRFDKFDANTSTTRVELQNIHNELVTEMFGGEIGGKHNFSNGKLDWSIASYSNEFKYGNIPTAEDKSYFLIKYNQDGVGIKSDYLQNRPTNTGGAGDHRAYWKADGGKLDYNDVDALFGFYSDPSFKMDATKMQFSDLELYKISIKERDNIVASLNYELDVNDTFKIKVGTKYRDKDRRATFEDLFYGWSGAGAAPFLSNEANFITEQPGRADYLKELGANIQSTFGPVLSTDGMTNFWNKNRANLTVLPDDSAALQFNSGLGRNFNVDETHLSFYGMGTLKASEQWTILGGLRATKTNTKVDGYLVENSTLKKAENTKNYWAILPMLHIKYSPLQDMNIRFAATRSFSRPNFGDISPSGTYISFDNEFKGGNPNLNPTYSWNLDLLGEYYFENVGVINAGVFYKSITDPVFNDTYQGTYNGISGVEFSTPVNGAKSWIGGIELGINKRFDFLPGFWKYFGTQVNATLMDSEMTKPSGRKVAVAYQANSLFNAQLFYEKDGFNTRLAFNHKGKYAIAYGERDLDDVYYGKYNTLDFSASYQIGKKWTLFTDVNNILNNPLIYHYGQSEDRPKQVEFYGIKGNIGIKYSL; from the coding sequence ATGAATAATTTGAAACTATTAATAAGTACGTTTTTTGTTTTGTTAGCAACGAGCAGTGCATTTTCACAAAAAGCAACCATAACTGGTACTGTAAGTGATGGAAACTATCCATTACCAGGAGCAAGTGTTATGATTCGCAATACAAATAAAGGTGTAAATACAGATTTCGATGGAAAGTTTGTATTAACAAATGTCGAAGCAGGTAAATTAAGTGTCGTAATTTCATATATAGGTTTTAAAAAGAAAGAAATTTCTGTAACAGTTGTAGAAAACAACAGTGTTAATTTAGGTCTAATTGTCCTAGAAGCTTCATCCGAAGAATTAAATGAAATTGTAATTAGCGGATCTACAAGAAGAAATAGCGAAGCAAGAGCATTAAATATTCAAAAAAAATCGATGAGTATTATGAATGTAATTGCGGCAGACGGAATAGGAAAATTACCAGACAGAAATGCAGCAGAAACCGTACAACGTATCCAAGGGTTATCTATAGAAAGAGACCAAGGAGAAGGGCGTTTTGTGTCTGTAAGAGGGTTGCCACCATTTTGGGCATCTACCACAATAAACGGAAACAGAATTCCTACTGCAGAAGAAGAAACCACTTCACGTGCAACTGCATTCGACTTTTTTCCATCAGAATTAATTTCTTATGTGCAAGCGGCTAAAGCATATACACCAGATATGGAGGCTGATGGAATTGGAGGAGGCGTAAACTTTATTACACAAACGGCACCAGCAAAAAAAGTACTAAGTGTAAATGTTGGTGGAGGTTACAACGTAAAATCTGCAAAACCAATCTACGACGCTTCTTTAACAATTGGAAATAAAAGTAAAGACGGAAAATTCGGTTACATTTTAAACGCTTCTTACTGGAATAGAGGTTGGGGAACAGACAATTTCGAAGCAAGAAGAAAAGGAGACGAAGGTGTTTTTAGAATGGAGTTAAGAGATTACAATGGAGAAAGAATTACCAAAGGTATTAATGGAGCGATGGAATACAATTTTACGCCAGCTACCAAAATGTATTTTAGAGGAATGTATGGTACCTTGTCAGATACAGAAAAACACTACAAACACAGGGTTCGTTTCGATAAATTTGATGCAAATACAAGCACAACAAGAGTAGAACTTCAAAACATACATAACGAGTTAGTTACAGAAATGTTTGGTGGCGAAATTGGTGGAAAACACAATTTTAGTAACGGAAAACTAGATTGGAGCATTGCTTCGTACTCAAATGAGTTTAAGTATGGAAACATTCCAACAGCAGAAGACAAAAGTTACTTTTTAATAAAATACAACCAAGATGGTGTTGGTATAAAGTCAGATTATTTACAAAATAGACCAACAAACACAGGTGGAGCAGGAGACCATAGAGCGTACTGGAAAGCAGATGGAGGAAAATTAGATTATAACGATGTCGATGCATTATTTGGCTTTTATAGCGATCCATCATTTAAAATGGATGCCACTAAAATGCAATTTTCTGATTTAGAATTGTATAAAATTTCAATTAAAGAAAGAGACAATATTGTAGCATCATTAAATTACGAATTAGATGTAAACGATACCTTTAAGATTAAAGTTGGTACAAAATACAGAGACAAAGATAGGCGAGCAACTTTCGAAGATTTATTTTATGGTTGGTCTGGAGCAGGTGCAGCACCATTTTTATCTAACGAAGCGAACTTTATTACAGAACAACCTGGAAGAGCAGATTATTTAAAAGAATTAGGAGCCAATATTCAATCGACTTTTGGCCCTGTTTTATCTACAGACGGAATGACCAATTTCTGGAATAAAAATAGAGCGAACTTAACTGTTTTACCAGACGACTCTGCAGCATTACAATTTAATAGTGGTTTAGGACGTAATTTTAATGTAGATGAAACCCATTTGTCTTTCTACGGAATGGGAACTTTAAAAGCGTCTGAACAATGGACCATTTTAGGAGGCTTAAGAGCCACTAAAACCAATACAAAAGTAGATGGTTATCTCGTTGAAAACAGCACGCTTAAAAAAGCAGAAAACACTAAAAACTACTGGGCAATTTTACCAATGCTGCATATTAAATATTCGCCTTTACAAGATATGAATATTCGTTTTGCAGCGACCAGAAGTTTTTCGAGACCTAATTTTGGAGACATTTCTCCTTCTGGAACGTACATTTCTTTCGACAACGAATTTAAAGGAGGCAACCCAAACCTAAACCCAACATATTCTTGGAATTTAGATTTGTTAGGAGAGTATTACTTCGAAAATGTAGGAGTTATAAATGCAGGTGTTTTTTACAAATCAATTACAGACCCTGTGTTTAACGATACTTATCAAGGTACTTATAATGGTATTTCTGGTGTAGAATTTAGCACACCTGTAAACGGAGCAAAATCTTGGATTGGCGGAATCGAACTAGGTATAAACAAGCGTTTCGACTTCTTACCAGGTTTCTGGAAATATTTTGGAACACAAGTTAATGCCACATTAATGGATTCTGAAATGACAAAACCAAGTGGACGAAAAGTTGCGGTTGCTTACCAAGCAAACTCCCTATTTAATGCACAGTTATTTTACGAAAAAGACGGCTTTAACACGAGGTTGGCATTTAACCATAAAGGAAAATATGCAATTGCTTACGGAGAAAGAGATTTAGACGATGTGTATTATGGAAAATACAACACGTTAGATTTTTCTGCATCGTATCAAATAGGAAAAAAATGGACCCTCTTTACAGATGTAAATAACATTTTAAACAACCCTTTAATTTATCATTATGGGCAATCAGAAGATCGTCCAAAACAAGTAGAGTTCTATGGAATTAAAGGAAATATCGGAATAAAATATAGCCTATAG
- a CDS encoding ABC-F family ATP-binding cassette domain-containing protein has translation MNYLSVENISKSYGERVLFEDISFGINKDQKVAFVAKNGSGKTSILNIIAGLDVPDTGQIVTRKDISIAYLAQNDDLDKNLTIEETIFATENKILSIVNQYEKALKNLDDTDAYQIAFEQMEQFNAWDFETQYRQILSKLKLEDLSLKVGKLSGGQRKRLSLAIVLINKPDLLILDEPTNHLDLEMIEWLEAFFAKEKITLFMVTHDRYFLERVCNEILELDEGKIYKYKGNYSYYLQNKEERLALEATNLNKAKSLFKKELEWMRKQPKARTTKSKSRTDDFYQIKEKAHQRRKDHQVQLEIHMERLGSKILELHKVCKSFGDKKILNGFDYVFKRGERVGIIGKNGTGKSSFLNIITEKAPLDSGKVVLGETVKFGYYTQAGIEIKEGQKVIEVIKEFGEFIPLSKGRKISASQLLERFLFDKKKQYDFVEKLSGGEQKRLYLCAVLIQNPNFLILDEPTNDLDVVTLNVLENFLLDFPGNLLVVSHDRYFMDKIVDALFVFRGNGVVENFPGNYSDFRAYDSSNNNESVKETAKKPVENKVEKKAKKSGLSFNEKREFGALEVEIERLQKRKIIIENQFLNVEIEPDTIAKKSEELQEIINLLDQKEERWLELSMLLED, from the coding sequence ATGAACTATTTATCAGTAGAAAATATCTCTAAATCCTATGGAGAACGCGTTTTGTTTGAAGACATTTCTTTTGGAATTAATAAAGACCAAAAAGTGGCTTTTGTTGCAAAAAACGGAAGTGGTAAAACTTCTATTTTAAACATTATCGCGGGTTTAGATGTACCAGACACTGGGCAAATAGTTACTCGTAAAGATATTTCTATTGCTTATTTGGCTCAAAATGACGATTTAGACAAAAATCTAACCATCGAAGAAACCATTTTTGCCACAGAAAACAAAATTCTTTCTATTGTAAACCAATACGAAAAAGCTCTAAAAAACTTAGATGATACAGATGCATATCAAATTGCATTTGAACAAATGGAACAATTTAATGCGTGGGATTTTGAAACACAATACCGTCAAATTTTATCGAAACTAAAATTAGAAGATTTGTCTTTAAAAGTGGGTAAACTTTCTGGGGGGCAAAGAAAACGCCTTAGTTTGGCAATTGTTTTAATAAACAAACCCGATTTATTAATTTTAGATGAACCCACCAATCATTTAGATTTAGAAATGATTGAGTGGTTAGAAGCCTTTTTTGCAAAAGAGAAAATTACCCTATTTATGGTTACACACGACCGTTATTTTTTAGAACGTGTGTGTAACGAAATTTTAGAGTTAGATGAAGGTAAAATCTATAAATACAAAGGAAATTACTCTTATTACCTTCAAAATAAAGAAGAGCGTTTGGCTTTAGAAGCAACCAATTTAAACAAAGCAAAAAGTTTGTTTAAAAAAGAGTTAGAATGGATGCGAAAGCAACCCAAAGCGAGAACTACAAAGTCGAAATCGAGAACAGACGATTTTTATCAAATTAAAGAAAAAGCACACCAACGTAGAAAAGACCACCAAGTTCAACTAGAAATACATATGGAACGTTTGGGAAGTAAAATTCTAGAACTTCATAAAGTGTGTAAATCTTTTGGAGATAAAAAGATTTTAAATGGTTTCGATTACGTTTTTAAACGTGGAGAAAGAGTGGGTATTATTGGCAAAAATGGCACAGGTAAATCGTCTTTTTTAAATATTATTACAGAAAAAGCACCTTTAGATAGTGGTAAAGTGGTTTTAGGCGAAACTGTAAAATTCGGTTATTATACACAAGCTGGTATCGAAATTAAAGAAGGTCAAAAAGTTATCGAAGTAATAAAAGAATTCGGAGAATTTATACCACTCTCTAAAGGAAGAAAAATTTCTGCATCGCAATTATTAGAACGTTTTTTGTTTGATAAGAAGAAACAATACGATTTTGTTGAAAAACTTTCTGGAGGCGAGCAAAAACGGTTGTATTTATGTGCGGTTTTAATTCAGAATCCGAATTTTTTAATTTTAGATGAACCAACAAACGATTTAGATGTTGTTACCTTAAATGTTTTAGAAAATTTTTTACTAGATTTCCCAGGAAACTTATTAGTGGTTTCTCACGACCGATATTTTATGGATAAAATTGTAGATGCCCTTTTTGTTTTTAGAGGTAATGGTGTGGTCGAGAATTTCCCTGGAAATTATTCCGATTTTAGAGCGTATGACAGTTCTAATAATAACGAGAGTGTAAAAGAAACAGCTAAAAAACCTGTTGAAAATAAGGTAGAAAAAAAAGCAAAAAAATCGGGTTTAAGTTTTAATGAAAAAAGAGAGTTTGGTGCTTTAGAAGTAGAGATTGAAAGGCTTCAAAAAAGGAAAATAATCATCGAGAATCAGTTTTTAAATGTAGAGATCGAACCCGATACTATTGCTAAAAAATCTGAAGAATTACAAGAAATTATAAATCTTTTAGACCAAAAAGAAGAACGCTGGTTAGAGCTTTCTATGTTGTTGGAAGATTAG
- a CDS encoding Sec-independent protein translocase subunit TatA/TatB: MNTIVLFISGPEIVVIMLIVVMVFGADKIPEIARGLGKGMRQIKDATNDIKQEIKDSSENVGVDTKSITKDINKEISSVKEDIDDLTGPVKRRF; this comes from the coding sequence ATGAATACGATTGTACTTTTTATAAGTGGTCCAGAAATTGTGGTTATTATGTTAATCGTAGTAATGGTTTTTGGTGCAGATAAAATTCCTGAAATCGCTAGAGGATTAGGGAAAGGAATGCGTCAAATTAAAGATGCAACAAACGATATTAAGCAAGAAATAAAAGACAGCTCAGAAAATGTTGGTGTCGATACTAAAAGTATCACAAAAGACATTAATAAAGAAATTAGCTCTGTAAAAGAAGATATAGACGACCTTACAGGCCCTGTAAAAAGACGTTTTTAG